The following is a genomic window from Roseitalea porphyridii.
CAGAAGCTTGTGTGCGTGCAGCGCGCCGCCCGGATCGCGGCCGATCACGTCGGTGAAGGTGCCGCCCCGGTCGATCCAGAAATCCCACTGCCCGTTCGTCATCGCCAACTCCCTTGCACCGCACCGTCATGGCCGAATTCGCCGCCACCGGCAACCGACCACGGAGCGCCGTGATTGACGTTACGTCAGCCGTGTCGGGCCGCATGGTTTCGACACAATTGGGCGCGACCACGCCCCCGCGACCGCCCATGCGGCGATGGCCAATGGCCCAAAGGAGAAGACGAAAATGAAGAAATGGCTCGTTTCATCTGTCAGCGTGCTGGCCCTGCTGACGCTTGCCGCCTGCGGCGGTGAAGACGAGGAGGCGGCCCGGACACCCGCCGAAACGACGACCGAACAAGCCTCCGAGCCCGCCCCCGCCGAAACGGAGAGCGAGGTCGAACGCGAGGTGGGCGAGGCCGGTGACGCGATCGGCGATGCCGCGCGCGAGACCGGCGAGGCGGCCCGGGCGGCGACCGAGGAGGCCGGCGAGACGCTTCGTGACATGGCCGGAACGGCGAATGAGGCGGCGCAGGGCGCGGGCGAGACGGCGTCGCGCCTGCGCAATGATGCGGAAGAGGCCGCGGGGCAGGCGGCCGAGGGCGCGCGCCAGCTCGCCGACGATGCCGCGAGTGCGCTCGAGGATGCGGCGAACGGGCTTTCCGGAGCCGCCGATGGCGCCGGCGCGGCCGAAACGGCCGAGAACGCGCTTGCCGCCGCCGGCCTTGCCGGTCCGCTTGCGGGCACGCGCTGGGCATGGGCCGACGCCGATGGTGCTTTCGTCGCCTTCCGGGCGAGCGAGATCTCCGGCAATTCGGGCTGCAACAGCTTCACCGGCACGTTCGAGGCCGGCGAGGAGGGCGCGCTGGAAATCGGCCCGCTGGCCTCGACCCGCATGGCGTGCGCCGAAGCGGTGATGGCCGCCGAGGCCGAGTTCCTGGAAGCCCTGCAATCGGCGTCGGCCTACGCGATCGATGGCGACACGCTGACCCTGTCCGATGCCGACGGCAATGCCGTGCTCGTGCTGGACCGAGCTGCCGCCGAGTAGGGCCGCGCGCGGACGCTGCGCTTCACGCGGGCCTACGCGGCGAAACACGGATTGATCGCACTGATGGGACGGCCGGCAACCTTTGCCGGCCGGCCACGTTGGGTGGTTCGAAACACGGCGCCAACGGGCGTCGCCAGCAGGAGGACCACCCGATGCGCAAGCTCATGACCGCCGCCGCCGCGGCCGCCCTGATCGCACTGGCCGGTTGCGGCGAAGAGGCCGCCGAGAACGATGCCAACGAGGAACTCGGCCAGACGACCGAGGAAGTCGAGGATGCGGTGAACGAGTCCGCTCCGGCCGGCGTCGATTCGGACGAGACGGGCGACAATCTCGATGGCCCGAACGCCGAAATCGAAACCGACGCCGAAGCCGATCCCGAAACGGATACGGAAACCGAGCTCGAAACCGAGACGGACGCCGAAACGGACGACGACACGCAGAACTGACGCGCGGTCGTTCCGGGGCCGTCCAGGCGAGGCTCCTCTTACAATTTTGCCGCCCGTGATCTATCAGGCGGCATGTCGATCTGGGTGCGCATTTCCGACTTCGTATCCGGCACGGCGGGCAATGCGCTCGGCGGTCTGGTCGAGCAGGTGCGCACCGTGTTCGCCGGCGACCCGGAGACGCGGGCGCGCGTGGCGTTCTCGGTCGCCATGATCGCGCTTTCCGCCAAGATGGCGAAGGCCGACGGCGTGGTGACCACGTCCGAGGTCGACGCGTTCCGCGAGATCTTCGAAATCCCCGACGAGGAAGCCGAAAGGGTCGCCAGCCTCTACAACCTCGCCAAGCGCGACGTCGCCGGCTACCAGAGCTACGCGGCGCAACTGGCAGGTCTTTGCGGTTCGGGCCAGCCCGACTGCCCGATGCTGCGCGACATTCTCGACGGGCTGTTCCACATCGCCAAGGCAGACGGGCTCGTGCACGAAAAGGAACTGGCGTTCCTGTCGGACGTGGCGGCGATCTTCGGCATCACCGAGGCCGAATTCGACCGGATTCGCGCCCGCCACGTCGATGTCGGTGACGGCGATCCGTGGCGCATTCTGGGCCTGGAGCCGGGGACCGCCTACGCCAATGCGCGCAGGCGCTATCGCGAACTGGTGCGCGACAACCATCCCGACACGATGGCCGCGCGCGGCGTTCCGGCCGAGTTCCACGCCATCGCCCATGAGCGCATCGCGGCGATCAACGCGGCCTGGGACAGGGTCGAGCCGGAACTCCGGCGGCGATGAGTGGCCCGGAACCCCTGGCGCCGTTCGACGCCGAGATCGATGGCGCGACCGTCCGGCCATCGCCCAATTTCGGCGAGCGGCGCACCGACGATGCCCCGCATCTGATCGTCCTGCACTATACCGGCATGGCCACCGGACCGGCCGCCGAGGACTGGCTCTGCGCGCCCGAAAGCGAGGTCTCCAGCCACTACCTCGTCCACGAGGATGGCGGCATCGTCCAGATGGTGCCCGAAGAAAAGCGCGCCTGGCACGCCGGCCGATCGTTCTGGCGCGGCATCGCGGACGTCAATTCGGCCTCGGTCGGCATCGAG
Proteins encoded in this region:
- a CDS encoding META domain-containing protein gives rise to the protein MKKWLVSSVSVLALLTLAACGGEDEEAARTPAETTTEQASEPAPAETESEVEREVGEAGDAIGDAARETGEAARAATEEAGETLRDMAGTANEAAQGAGETASRLRNDAEEAAGQAAEGARQLADDAASALEDAANGLSGAADGAGAAETAENALAAAGLAGPLAGTRWAWADADGAFVAFRASEISGNSGCNSFTGTFEAGEEGALEIGPLASTRMACAEAVMAAEAEFLEALQSASAYAIDGDTLTLSDADGNAVLVLDRAAAE
- a CDS encoding J domain-containing protein, encoding MSIWVRISDFVSGTAGNALGGLVEQVRTVFAGDPETRARVAFSVAMIALSAKMAKADGVVTTSEVDAFREIFEIPDEEAERVASLYNLAKRDVAGYQSYAAQLAGLCGSGQPDCPMLRDILDGLFHIAKADGLVHEKELAFLSDVAAIFGITEAEFDRIRARHVDVGDGDPWRILGLEPGTAYANARRRYRELVRDNHPDTMAARGVPAEFHAIAHERIAAINAAWDRVEPELRRR